A stretch of the Campylobacter sp. 19-13652 genome encodes the following:
- a CDS encoding NADH-quinone oxidoreductase subunit G, translated as MKITINSKLIEAKEGESILQAARREGIFIPAICYLNGCSPTLACRLCMVEADGKRVYGCNAKVKDGMQVITSTPEIEAERNAIMQTYCINHPLECGVCDKSGECELQNFTTMMKVNAQNYAIKDTHKPHQKWGLIQYDPALCIVCERCITVCADKIGESALKTTARGGDQVPKELKDTMPKDAHAIWSKFQKSLIAPSAGEMLDCSFCGECTSVCPVGALVGSKFQYTSNAWELSRVPASNPHSSDCELIYYDVKPAGIADRAPKIYRVSNDFHFGEIHAAARWGYDFHNEYAKKDEDKFSQIVNAIKSGEIKNIKFNSLITNEEALILEQIAKKYDLALINDEARSYSEFLNAFSQNAANSAYSADYSDIRQADFIICAGSLLRYDSPNTAYKLTNALKINKASGFYFHPLKDGVIEGISKNFDAISHKAGDELALMLFLAQKSGVLELDEFKFKQDKEIKTKKTRTVTETVSKTINGADGESMQISEDISKEEAYEEIETIQVLRSEFARRLGLDEDRFDELLGAKTNKVLIIGEDFYTSEHAKTLASIAGLLQKDGGFKIMLIPPRTNSLGVAKICSLSEQPKSGTTLGYNEKGEFKFGVFGADVDAGALNQQEGSFTNIEQRLVPTNAALPHNGYFLNDLANALGIMANHTIDYTDKLPANKGYKGIKFDDLSNFYTTGGENRRGYKLESFGVEWVDNKASIKQAASEFMASKNELEGALIYRANPIEQFYKTTARTSQLGEVGALFASPEFIEKHGLKAGTPVTITGANASLSLSLKEDKNIKNSYAYLGDFDDKIDPSLIFSKSRFATVSIKGESNE; from the coding sequence ATGAAAATCACGATAAATTCAAAGCTCATTGAGGCAAAAGAGGGCGAGAGCATACTCCAAGCAGCCAGACGAGAGGGGATATTTATACCTGCTATTTGCTACCTAAATGGCTGTTCGCCAACGCTTGCGTGCCGCCTTTGTATGGTAGAGGCTGACGGAAAGCGTGTATATGGCTGTAACGCAAAGGTAAAAGATGGCATGCAAGTCATTACAAGCACCCCAGAAATAGAGGCTGAGCGCAATGCCATAATGCAAACTTACTGCATAAATCATCCACTTGAGTGCGGCGTATGCGATAAAAGTGGCGAGTGCGAGTTGCAAAACTTCACTACAATGATGAAGGTAAATGCTCAAAACTACGCAATCAAAGATACCCACAAACCACACCAAAAATGGGGGCTTATCCAGTATGATCCAGCCCTTTGTATAGTCTGTGAGCGCTGTATCACAGTCTGTGCGGATAAAATAGGCGAAAGTGCCCTAAAAACGACTGCGCGCGGCGGCGATCAGGTGCCAAAAGAGCTAAAAGACACCATGCCAAAAGACGCCCACGCCATATGGAGCAAATTTCAAAAAAGCCTAATCGCTCCGAGTGCTGGCGAGATGCTTGATTGCTCATTTTGTGGAGAGTGTACGAGCGTGTGCCCTGTGGGTGCGCTTGTGGGGAGTAAATTTCAATACACCTCAAACGCTTGGGAGCTATCTCGTGTGCCAGCCTCAAATCCGCACTCAAGCGACTGCGAGCTAATCTATTATGACGTAAAGCCAGCAGGTATCGCTGATAGGGCACCAAAAATTTATCGTGTAAGCAATGATTTTCACTTTGGCGAGATACACGCAGCAGCACGCTGGGGGTATGATTTTCACAACGAATACGCCAAAAAAGATGAGGATAAATTTAGTCAAATAGTAAATGCGATAAAATCAGGCGAGATAAAAAATATTAAATTTAATAGCCTAATCACAAACGAAGAAGCCCTAATCCTAGAGCAAATCGCCAAAAAATATGACTTAGCGCTTATAAATGATGAAGCAAGAAGCTATAGTGAATTTCTTAACGCCTTTAGCCAAAATGCGGCAAATAGCGCATATAGTGCTGATTATAGCGACATTAGGCAGGCTGATTTTATCATCTGCGCTGGTAGCCTTTTGCGCTATGATAGCCCAAATACCGCCTATAAACTCACAAATGCGCTTAAGATAAATAAGGCTAGTGGATTTTATTTTCACCCCCTAAAAGACGGCGTGATAGAGGGTATAAGCAAAAACTTTGACGCCATTAGCCACAAGGCAGGCGATGAGCTGGCGCTTATGCTATTTTTAGCGCAAAAAAGCGGAGTTTTAGAGCTTGATGAGTTTAAATTTAAACAAGACAAAGAGATAAAAACCAAAAAAACCCGCACTGTTACCGAAACTGTCAGCAAAACCATAAACGGCGCAGACGGCGAGAGCATGCAAATAAGTGAAGATATAAGCAAAGAAGAGGCGTACGAAGAGATAGAGACTATTCAGGTGCTAAGGAGCGAATTTGCAAGGCGACTTGGGCTAGATGAGGATAGATTTGACGAGCTTTTAGGCGCTAAGACAAACAAAGTCCTAATCATAGGAGAGGATTTTTATACTTCAGAGCATGCTAAAACCTTAGCCAGCATAGCTGGACTTTTACAAAAAGATGGCGGCTTTAAAATAATGCTAATCCCACCGCGCACTAATAGCCTAGGTGTGGCAAAAATATGTAGCCTAAGCGAGCAGCCAAAATCTGGCACAACGCTAGGCTATAATGAAAAAGGTGAGTTTAAATTTGGTGTATTTGGCGCAGATGTAGATGCTGGGGCATTAAATCAACAAGAGGGAAGTTTTACAAATATAGAACAAAGATTAGTCCCTACAAACGCAGCACTGCCGCACAATGGCTATTTCTTAAACGACCTAGCAAATGCGCTTGGTATAATGGCAAACCACACCATAGACTACACAGACAAGCTACCAGCAAATAAGGGCTATAAGGGCATTAAATTTGATGATTTGAGCAACTTTTACACAACAGGTGGAGAGAACAGACGTGGCTATAAGCTAGAGAGCTTTGGCGTGGAATGGGTGGACAATAAAGCAAGCATTAAGCAAGCTGCTAGTGAGTTTATGGCTAGCAAAAATGAGCTAGAGGGCGCTTTAATATACAGGGCAAATCCTATAGAGCAGTTTTATAAAACCACGGCTAGAACAAGCCAGCTAGGTGAAGTCGGTGCGCTATTTGCAAGCCCTGAATTTATCGAAAAACACGGCTTAAAAGCTGGCACGCCAGTTACCATTACTGGGGCTAATGCAAGCCTTAGCTTAAGCTTAAAAGAGGATAAAAATATCAAAAATTCATACGCATATCTAGGCGATTTTGACGATAAAATAGACCCTAGCTTGATATTTAGCAAAAGTAGATTTGCCACAGTAAGCATAAAAGGAGAGAGCAATGAGTGA
- a CDS encoding NADH-ubiquinone oxidoreductase subunit E family protein, with product MRRVDLRGFGSDFLGKLDEYMNEAVAGEVVIFIFEIGDFSPVENAIAHANDRGYELMNSLKFNQTDWTLVLKKASDEV from the coding sequence ATGAGGCGAGTTGACTTAAGGGGCTTTGGTAGCGACTTTTTAGGAAAGCTTGATGAATATATGAACGAAGCCGTAGCTGGCGAAGTGGTAATATTTATCTTTGAAATAGGTGATTTTAGCCCAGTAGAAAACGCCATAGCTCATGCTAATGATAGGGGCTATGAGCTTATGAATTCGCTCAAATTTAATCAAACCGACTGGACTTTAGTGCTTAAAAAGGCTAGTGATGAAGTTTGA
- the nuoD gene encoding NADH dehydrogenase (quinone) subunit D translates to MMQNPNRLKPFFENITFEENDGKMILNMGPQHPSAHGQLKLVLELDGERVVRAMPEVGFMHRGMEKMAENMTYQEFVPVTDRMDYVASSANNFAFCAAVEKLCGIEVPRRAQIIRTMLLEINRICSHLLFLATHALDVGAMTVFLYAFREREYLLDLLESYCGARLTHNSIKIGGVFVDLPQGWCEQLLAFCDKFPNDIKDYENLLTENRIWRMRLENVGTISRDDALSMGCSGVMLRASGVKWDLRKEQPYLIYDELDFDVPYSDKGDSYARYLLYMEEMRQSLKILRQCVPLYEQSEPRLLADSPEYVSASKEQIMTQNYSLMQHFVLVTQGLKAPAGEVYFASESPKGELGVYINSIGEGKPYRVKFRTPSFFHCASYEEVLVGHYIADVVTVVGSSNIILGEIDR, encoded by the coding sequence ATGATGCAAAATCCAAATCGCTTAAAGCCGTTTTTTGAGAATATTACCTTTGAGGAAAATGACGGCAAGATGATCCTAAACATGGGTCCTCAGCACCCTAGCGCACACGGGCAGCTTAAGCTAGTACTAGAACTTGACGGTGAGCGCGTGGTGCGTGCTATGCCAGAGGTGGGCTTTATGCACCGCGGCATGGAGAAAATGGCTGAAAATATGACGTATCAGGAGTTTGTGCCCGTTACTGATAGAATGGATTATGTAGCAAGTAGTGCGAATAACTTCGCCTTTTGCGCAGCGGTCGAAAAGCTCTGCGGCATAGAAGTGCCACGCCGTGCGCAGATAATCCGCACTATGCTACTTGAGATAAACCGAATTTGCTCTCACCTGCTATTTCTTGCTACGCACGCACTTGATGTAGGGGCTATGACTGTATTTTTGTACGCTTTTCGTGAGCGAGAGTACTTACTTGATCTGCTTGAGAGCTACTGTGGGGCGAGACTAACGCACAATAGCATAAAAATAGGTGGCGTTTTTGTGGACTTGCCGCAAGGCTGGTGTGAGCAGCTTTTAGCATTTTGTGATAAATTTCCAAACGATATAAAAGATTATGAAAACCTCCTAACAGAAAATAGAATTTGGCGTATGAGACTAGAAAATGTCGGCACTATAAGCCGAGATGATGCTCTTAGCATGGGCTGTAGTGGGGTTATGCTGCGAGCTAGTGGGGTTAAGTGGGACTTAAGAAAAGAGCAGCCTTACTTAATCTATGATGAGCTTGACTTTGACGTGCCTTACTCTGATAAGGGCGATAGCTACGCAAGATACCTGCTATATATGGAGGAGATGAGACAGAGCCTAAAAATCCTGCGCCAGTGCGTGCCACTTTATGAGCAGAGCGAGCCACGCCTGCTAGCTGACTCGCCAGAATATGTAAGCGCTAGCAAAGAGCAGATAATGACACAAAACTACTCACTCATGCAGCATTTTGTGCTGGTTACCCAGGGGCTAAAAGCTCCAGCTGGGGAGGTTTACTTTGCTTCTGAGAGCCCAAAAGGTGAGCTTGGAGTATACATAAACTCAATCGGTGAAGGCAAGCCGTATCGTGTGAAGTTTCGCACTCCTAGCTTTTTCCACTGCGCTTCTTATGAGGAGGTGCTAGTGGGGCATTACATAGCTGACGTTGTTACAGTGGTGGGAAGCTCAAATATCATTCTTGGGGAGATAGATAGATGA
- a CDS encoding NADH-quinone oxidoreductase subunit C: MREYLKTRPTKEPYYKHDRFYVPKQTQKLSPSDKFKAELKALELAEVSIKETYEELGDLVVKVNTDDNLKALKALKQSGYEQLSELSAVDFLAQNGSFRLFYQLLSYSKNSRVRVVCDVVPKQMVNSVSEIYKSANWSERETYDMFGILFKGHRNLKRILMPDDWVGNPLLKTYPLHGDEHARWYEVDRIFGKEYREVIGAENRDSAYADDKDTFNFSRKGAEVEKGAEARSEKYLQEYQEEGGVKLVKHPKRGSAKILKERP; this comes from the coding sequence ATGAGAGAGTATTTAAAAACGCGTCCTACAAAAGAGCCATACTATAAGCACGATAGATTTTACGTACCAAAGCAGACCCAAAAGCTAAGTCCGAGTGATAAATTTAAGGCTGAGCTAAAAGCGCTAGAACTAGCAGAGGTAAGCATAAAAGAGACGTACGAGGAGCTCGGGGATTTAGTAGTAAAAGTAAACACAGATGATAATCTAAAAGCCCTAAAAGCCCTAAAACAGAGTGGATACGAGCAGCTAAGTGAGCTAAGTGCTGTTGATTTTTTGGCGCAAAACGGTAGTTTTAGGCTGTTTTATCAGCTGCTTTCGTACTCTAAAAACTCACGAGTAAGAGTGGTCTGTGATGTAGTGCCAAAGCAGATGGTAAATAGCGTGAGCGAAATTTATAAAAGCGCAAACTGGAGTGAGCGAGAGACTTATGATATGTTTGGGATTTTATTTAAGGGGCATAGGAATTTAAAACGCATACTAATGCCAGATGATTGGGTGGGTAATCCTCTGCTAAAAACCTACCCACTGCATGGCGATGAGCATGCACGCTGGTATGAGGTAGATAGAATTTTTGGCAAAGAGTATAGAGAGGTTATTGGGGCTGAAAATAGAGATAGTGCGTACGCTGATGATAAGGATACTTTTAACTTCTCACGCAAGGGTGCAGAGGTCGAAAAAGGCGCAGAAGCAAGGAGTGAGAAGTACTTGCAAGAGTACCAAGAAGAGGGTGGCGTAAAGCTAGTAAAGCATCCAAAACGTGGCAGTGCAAAGATACTAAAGGAGCGCCCATGA
- a CDS encoding NADH-quinone oxidoreductase subunit B family protein, whose translation MAKHQINYAQNGGLPVVLTTVDKLVQWGRSNSLWALSYGLACCAIEMMAAGASRYDFDRFGTIFRASPRHSEVMIIAGTLTKKHAEFTRRLYDQMAEPKWVISMGSCANTGGMFNTYSTVQGVDRIIPVDIYLPGCAPRPETLQYALMILQKKIRKQSAFRARVAKKLPPSKNEQGGAI comes from the coding sequence GTGGCAAAACATCAGATAAATTACGCACAAAATGGCGGACTTCCAGTGGTTTTAACCACTGTGGACAAACTGGTACAGTGGGGGCGAAGTAACTCACTTTGGGCTTTAAGCTATGGACTAGCCTGTTGCGCTATAGAGATGATGGCAGCTGGTGCGAGTCGCTATGATTTTGATAGGTTTGGGACGATTTTTAGGGCTAGTCCTAGACATTCTGAAGTGATGATAATAGCTGGGACGCTTACTAAAAAACACGCCGAATTTACTCGCAGACTATATGATCAGATGGCTGAGCCAAAGTGGGTCATCTCCATGGGAAGCTGTGCAAATACTGGCGGTATGTTTAATACCTACTCAACCGTACAAGGCGTGGATAGGATAATCCCAGTCGATATTTACTTGCCAGGCTGTGCTCCACGCCCAGAGACGTTACAGTACGCCTTAATGATACTGCAAAAGAAAATAAGAAAACAAAGTGCATTTAGAGCCAGAGTAGCCAAAAAACTGCCGCCTAGCAAAAATGAGCAAGGAGGCGCGATATGA
- a CDS encoding NAD(P)H-quinone oxidoreductase subunit 3, which yields MSHSEFAHPYFGAFVILLSSTISFSLIVFLSSKVGKMMANRNTERLKLSIYECGPQVVKQPNRINIHYLIYGILFILFDVEVIFMYPWAVDFKMLGAFGLIEMVLFIGLLMVGFIYAWKKGAFEWQNIR from the coding sequence ATGTCCCATTCAGAGTTTGCGCACCCATATTTTGGTGCTTTTGTAATACTTCTTTCATCAACTATATCCTTTAGCCTGATAGTATTTCTCTCATCAAAAGTCGGAAAAATGATGGCAAACCGAAATACAGAAAGGCTAAAATTAAGCATTTATGAGTGTGGTCCACAGGTCGTAAAGCAGCCAAACCGCATAAATATCCACTATTTAATTTACGGAATTTTATTTATACTTTTTGACGTAGAGGTCATATTTATGTACCCTTGGGCTGTGGATTTTAAGATGCTTGGAGCATTTGGACTGATTGAGATGGTGCTTTTTATCGGACTTTTAATGGTAGGCTTTATATATGCGTGGAAAAAAGGAGCGTTTGAGTGGCAAAACATCAGATAA
- a CDS encoding Na+/H+ antiporter family protein: MLTNPVLLSVILMTALCLLRFNILLSILVSGLAAGLLSGKNLIETTNLLIDGMQGNLETALSYILLGALAAAIAKTQLTAILIHQSAKLLGQKKAMIILAIAFIACFSQNLIPVHIAFIPILIPPLLALFNKLKIDRRAVACALTFGLEAPYVSISVGFGLLFHNILKKELANNGVEVSLGQISSVMWLGGAAMLVGLLLAIFFYRKPREYSQTSAEKAELNQSQNSPKMGRKEWGVLVGAIVAFSVQLYSDSIPLGGLLGLISMIALGGIEYGKMDTIVDKGLGMMGFIAFVMLVAAGFGNVLRESGGIAELIAFASSVSGGQLGGAIIMLAIGLLVTIGIGTSFGTIPIIAAIYVPLCVSLDFSPAATILLVGIAAALGDAGSPASDSTLGPTSGLNADGEHNHIYDTCVPTFIFFNIPLLIMGVIGALVL; encoded by the coding sequence ATGTTAACAAATCCGGTCTTACTAAGCGTAATCTTAATGACGGCACTATGCCTACTTAGGTTTAATATTTTATTAAGCATACTGGTATCAGGGCTAGCAGCAGGGCTTTTAAGCGGTAAAAATTTAATCGAAACTACAAATTTATTAATAGACGGCATGCAAGGAAACCTAGAAACCGCACTAAGCTACATACTCCTAGGCGCGCTCGCGGCTGCTATTGCAAAGACGCAACTAACAGCAATTTTAATCCACCAAAGCGCAAAATTGCTCGGACAAAAAAAGGCAATGATAATCCTAGCAATCGCCTTTATAGCGTGCTTTTCGCAGAATTTAATCCCAGTTCACATAGCATTTATTCCTATCCTCATACCACCACTTTTAGCACTTTTTAACAAGCTAAAAATCGACCGCCGAGCCGTGGCGTGCGCACTTACATTTGGGCTTGAGGCACCATATGTAAGCATTAGCGTAGGCTTTGGACTACTTTTTCATAATATATTAAAAAAAGAGCTAGCAAATAACGGCGTAGAAGTAAGCCTAGGACAAATTTCATCGGTGATGTGGCTTGGTGGTGCGGCTATGCTAGTAGGACTACTGCTGGCTATATTTTTCTACCGTAAGCCACGCGAATACAGCCAAACTAGCGCAGAAAAAGCCGAGCTAAACCAAAGCCAAAATAGCCCTAAAATGGGGCGCAAAGAGTGGGGTGTATTAGTTGGGGCGATAGTCGCTTTTAGCGTGCAGCTTTACTCAGACTCCATTCCACTTGGTGGGCTTTTGGGGCTTATTAGCATGATAGCACTTGGTGGGATAGAGTATGGTAAAATGGACACCATAGTCGACAAAGGGCTTGGCATGATGGGCTTTATAGCATTTGTGATGCTTGTAGCTGCTGGCTTTGGAAACGTCCTAAGAGAGAGTGGTGGCATAGCAGAACTTATCGCATTTGCAAGCTCAGTAAGCGGCGGACAGCTAGGTGGAGCTATCATAATGCTTGCTATTGGGCTTTTAGTAACGATTGGCATAGGCACGTCCTTTGGCACTATACCTATTATAGCAGCTATTTATGTGCCACTTTGCGTTTCGCTTGACTTTAGCCCAGCTGCGACGATATTATTAGTCGGCATTGCCGCAGCCCTAGGAGACGCTGGCAGCCCGGCAAGCGATAGCACACTAGGGCCTACAAGCGGACTAAACGCAGATGGCGAGCATAATCACATCTACGATACCTGCGTGCCAACTTTTATATTCTTTAATATACCGCTTTTAATAATGGGCGTGATTGGCGCTTTAGTGCTTTAA
- the rarD gene encoding EamA family transporter RarD has translation MTNSEKQGLSLALFAFITWGFVVIFYKFMTHISPYEIIAHRVIWSFLFLFILLILFRRFDAVINILKTPQIRYLLLFSGLLIVSSWCVFVYAINSSNIVEAALGNFSAPIFQMVGGFLFFGERLSRAGKIAFALVVAAVAVQFIELGSLPFVSVFIAISVAAYALVRKKVGVGAYEGLFTETMFTLPLAIVYIMIMPSHFGMNLDGLMLSLNGVVTVVPLLAFTAATVRVRMSTLSLLQYITPTIALFIAVLLYGEPLPMYKVVSFSLIWLAIFIVSVDSVAKNSSKRQLDKFNKI, from the coding sequence ATGACAAATAGCGAAAAACAGGGGCTTTCCCTCGCTCTTTTTGCTTTTATTACGTGGGGTTTTGTGGTCATTTTTTATAAATTTATGACTCACATTAGCCCATATGAGATTATAGCTCATCGTGTGATATGGTCTTTTTTATTTTTGTTCATTTTGCTTATCTTATTTCGCCGTTTTGATGCAGTAATAAATATACTAAAAACACCGCAGATACGCTATTTACTGCTATTTAGTGGTCTGCTTATTGTATCTAGTTGGTGTGTTTTTGTTTATGCGATTAATAGTAGCAATATAGTCGAGGCGGCTTTGGGTAATTTCTCGGCACCTATTTTTCAGATGGTGGGTGGGTTTTTGTTCTTTGGTGAGCGGCTTAGCAGAGCTGGGAAGATCGCCTTTGCACTCGTTGTTGCGGCTGTTGCGGTGCAGTTTATTGAGCTAGGAAGTCTGCCTTTTGTCTCTGTTTTTATTGCCATTAGCGTAGCAGCTTATGCTTTGGTTCGTAAAAAGGTGGGCGTTGGTGCATATGAGGGGCTTTTTACTGAGACGATGTTTACTCTGCCACTTGCTATTGTTTATATAATGATAATGCCTAGCCATTTTGGTATGAATTTAGACGGGCTTATGCTTTCTCTTAATGGTGTGGTTACAGTTGTGCCCTTACTTGCTTTTACCGCAGCTACTGTGCGTGTGCGCATGAGCACTTTAAGCTTGCTTCAATATATCACGCCTACTATCGCGCTTTTTATTGCAGTTTTGCTATACGGCGAACCTTTGCCTATGTACAAGGTCGTATCGTTTTCGCTAATATGGCTTGCTATTTTTATAGTAAGCGTTGATAGCGTCGCGAAAAACAGCTCCAAGAGACAGCTTGATAAGTTTAATAAAATATAA
- the pgtP gene encoding phosphoglycerate transporter protein PgtP — MFSFFKAKAPSEHKVPTNEVDSTYRRLRWQVFAGVFIGYAAYYLIRKNFSLAIPHLIEEYGFTKAQLGSVGVALSIAYGLSKFLMGNVSDRSNPKYFLVAGLLGSAGISLIFGLVPAVMASISVMVILAALNGWFQGMGYPPGAKTMTNWFSTSERGVWWSWWNVSHNLGGGLIGPLAILGVALFGTWHSLFYLPALIAISLAFVCFFLMRDTPESCGLPSVEEYKGEVRKHDKHAHELSAKEIFFKYVFNNKFLWSIAIANAFVYFIRYGIIDWAPTYLKEVKHFSFDKQSWAYFLYEYAGIFGMLASGYMSDKIFKGHRAPPMLLFLVGVFIAVIVYWKNPAGNPLVDNICLVAIGFLIYGPVMMIGLQAADLVPRIATGTACGLTGLFGYFLGSASAGYVMGKVVDIYGWDGGFYTLMLSCVLAFVFIAFTLLHKPSRG; from the coding sequence GTGTTTTCGTTTTTCAAAGCAAAAGCTCCAAGCGAGCATAAAGTGCCAACTAACGAAGTCGATAGCACCTATCGTCGCCTTCGCTGGCAGGTCTTTGCAGGCGTGTTTATAGGCTACGCAGCCTACTACCTAATCCGCAAAAACTTCTCCCTAGCCATACCGCACCTAATCGAAGAGTATGGCTTTACCAAGGCCCAGCTAGGCAGCGTTGGCGTCGCGCTTAGCATAGCTTATGGGCTTAGTAAATTTTTAATGGGCAACGTCTCAGACAGGAGCAATCCTAAGTATTTCCTAGTCGCTGGGCTTCTTGGCTCGGCTGGGATAAGCCTTATTTTCGGGCTTGTGCCAGCAGTTATGGCTAGCATTAGCGTGATGGTGATATTAGCTGCGCTTAACGGCTGGTTTCAGGGTATGGGCTATCCGCCTGGGGCAAAGACGATGACGAACTGGTTTAGCACGTCTGAGCGGGGCGTGTGGTGGAGCTGGTGGAACGTCAGCCACAACCTAGGCGGCGGGCTTATCGGGCCCTTAGCCATACTTGGCGTCGCACTTTTTGGCACGTGGCACTCGCTGTTTTACCTGCCAGCGCTCATTGCCATAAGCCTAGCTTTTGTCTGCTTTTTTCTTATGCGTGATACGCCTGAAAGCTGTGGGCTGCCATCAGTTGAGGAGTATAAGGGCGAAGTGCGAAAGCACGACAAGCACGCGCACGAGCTAAGCGCAAAGGAGATATTTTTTAAATACGTCTTTAATAATAAATTTCTCTGGTCGATTGCCATTGCCAACGCCTTTGTCTATTTTATCCGCTACGGCATCATCGACTGGGCGCCGACATATTTAAAGGAAGTAAAGCACTTTAGCTTTGATAAGCAAAGCTGGGCCTATTTTCTTTACGAGTATGCGGGCATTTTTGGTATGCTAGCAAGTGGCTATATGAGCGATAAAATTTTCAAAGGCCACCGCGCGCCGCCTATGCTTTTGTTTTTAGTAGGCGTATTTATCGCAGTCATTGTCTATTGGAAAAACCCAGCTGGCAATCCGCTAGTGGATAACATCTGCCTTGTTGCTATTGGCTTTTTGATTTATGGTCCTGTGATGATGATAGGGCTGCAAGCGGCTGATTTAGTCCCACGCATAGCCACTGGCACGGCGTGCGGACTAACAGGGCTTTTTGGCTACTTTTTAGGCTCGGCAAGCGCTGGGTATGTGATGGGTAAGGTGGTCGATATTTACGGCTGGGATGGGGGCTTTTACACGCTAATGCTCTCTTGCGTGCTGGCTTTTGTTTTTATTGCTTTTACGCTGTTGCATAAGCCAAGCAGGGGGTGA